The following is a genomic window from Phaseolus vulgaris cultivar G19833 chromosome 6, P. vulgaris v2.0, whole genome shotgun sequence.
TACAAACCAGTATCTAGAAGATGCATTAagagataaaattttatttatttattagcaTCAACCATACTTTCACTTTAGATAAAcattttctatttaattatatttcaaaatgttaaattttagaacttttattctattatatatatatataaatatatacatatattaataaataaataaaagcaaaCTATTAATATAATACACATTATTGTTTTCCAAtacaaatactttttttaatattttttccctCATGCAAATTTGTAATCTCgagtattttaattaaaattatatattacacataaaataatatataattttttttatttaaataaatatacaaaatgaaagttaatataaataataaaagaatatgAATACTTTGGTTTGTGTAGTGTTAGGATAAATGTTTCAATCGtattcatatttttcgtgaagggaagaAGTGtcctgataagttgactaattttgaatttattcatagagaatcttttcattggtacaATAGGCTACTATCTAGTCTActcttataattctttatgaataggtatagtctgactatgtatcgtttttgttaatatataggTTTTGATTTAGTCCTcctatttttgtatttttttttgtaataatactttttttatgtgatgacaaatgattggtACTAACTGAGGTGTCACATAGTTaaaatgtcaagttgcataataataattaacataaaagtttttatttaaaaaatataaaagaatacgAATAATAGTTTACATAGCTGAGTATtttaataaatgaatattaattagAGTATCATTGAAgctcataatatatatatatatatattttaaatatattatttatgttttaaattttgtgataggaaatcatttataattattgataattgtagaaaatttgaaaacaaaattataatgaattaaaagacacatttgGATATAAGGCTCTCTTTAGATTAGAGAGATGATGTGTGAGAATTTgagagagtggatgtgtgaggaaagtgtgaagaaagtgagggtgtttggattgaggtatgTTATGGTGGATGTGTGATAAAAGTTTATAggaatttgtgagtgatgtgatggttgtgagagaattttaatttgttttaaaggtGTGAAATGTTACTTTACAGATTTACCCttgtcaattaaaaaaattaataataaaatgagttgtttttgtttaaaaataacaactcatagaaaaaaatatatgttaaatgtaaatatgtataatataaaaattataattagaaaaaaaatatgtattcaacaaattaaataaaaacagaactttaagtaatttttttaaaatattaaacatgtggtataaaattgaaaaataaataaaatcttatataaataaaaaaatattattttttaaaattataaaccctatagtaatgaaaaataaaaaatactaaaaaaaaatataacgtaattaataatagaaaaaaatcattaaaaattataataaataaattataactcataaatataattactatacatagaaatatattaatacaaatacaacaacaaattaaaaaaaaatataacttcaaataatttctttaaatattaaacatatactataaaattagaaaataaatcacattttatataaataaaaagttactattttttaatattaaaaaacctcaCAATAAAGCAGTCTAAAAAATACTACAACAGTAAAAATATACCTTAATTAACCATAGAAaagaatttcataaaaaattataataaaaaataaggataaaataaaatgaaaaatgtttagtaCTGGTGATGCCCATGATCCAACTCAGGTAATATTTTCaatgttaattagatatagtatattcttttctttaaacaaaactaaatccaaccacatttaataaaatatcttattagAACTTGAAAAATAGGTATAACCTTATTTActctaataactaatatataaatggaagattttatttaactataattttttttacactggtttatcattatttacataatttatattttataaaataataaacaaacttaaaacttccttaaaatttatgatgatttgttttttttttaaatattacacacatatatatatatatattaaacattgtacaataaaaaaatttaaatactaatacaGTGACACATTTAAATGAgggtaaatttggaaataaggAATGTTGACATGACTTTCCCTCTgcatctcttcattttgagaGGAGATAATATTTACTGTTCACAGGTATATCAtctcactctcttcctcacacAACCATAGATCTAAACAAGGATATCAGTGCACTTCCATAAACCCTAAGTGGATCTAAGTTAATTATTCATATTGATAGAGATTTaatataatcatataaatatgtaaacatcctcataaaattgaaaagtaataaatttttaacatttttttatttaaacaaaaaaataacttgaatattaaaatataatcacAAATATTCACTAccaatctaaaaataaaaaacttatgagtaaaatttcatatttttatttgttttacttttgattgactttattcatatattaaattacatttttaattatttgaaaacaTTATACTGTATTTGCTTTTAAGAAGATTGCTGTAAATGTAAAAATTAACTATATAAACCGAATAATAAGTTTATGAAAATTACTATTTTGtttccatttaaaaaaaagttaaaaacaaaagaaaagtgtttaaaaaaaatagtaataaaaagaCGCAGAGAGAAAAGGAGTGGGGGAAGAGCGAGAAGGGGTTTTCACTTTTTGGTTGCAATCTGCGAAGCGAGGAGCGTACGTGCGTTCTTGCGAGAGGTTTCTTCTTTCCCGTTGTTGTCGCGGCGGAACCCTAGCTAGTACGGTGGTTTGTGAAACCTAGAGAGATAAAGAGAGTGATAGGATGAGCGGGAAGGGCGGTGGCAGCCACAACAATGGCGGCGGCAAGGCGTTGTCGGCAACGATTCCGGCGTCATCGCGGAAGATGGTTCAGAGCTTGAAGGAGATTGTCTCCAATTTCCCCGACCACGAGATCTACGCCACACTCAAAGACTGTAACATGGACCCTAACGAAGCTGTTAGTCGTCTCCTTTCACAAGGttcctttctctctctttgCGTTTTCGTTTCGAGGTTCTTGATGTCTTTTCACTTGGAGCTAAACGCGCGAACACCTTCGTTCAATGTTTCGAGGATATTGCTTTGCTCGCTCGCGCATTGATAGAAAATGAGAAACAACTGAACGAATTAATCCACGTGTTAGAGATGCTATCAGATATGCGTCCGATTTCTCTAATCTTAGGTTTGTTAATTGTGTAGATCCTTTTCATGAGGTGAAGAGCAAGcgggaaaagaaaaaagaggtgGACGCTTTTTTTTTGTTGGTTTCAGCTGTTCAGGATTGATTCAATGATATCTTaaaaacaagaagaaagaaataatttgagtttgataatcaaataatcaaatgATCAATTCGGTTTCTTCTTTAATGACTGTGTTCTACTGTTGTGTGACAGTAGGTGAATCTGTGTGCTAAGTTTGTACGTGGATATGAAGAGTTTGTTTGACTTGAGCATTTTGTTTCTGCTAGCTGTCTCTacctttgtttttaattttttgttattttgttcGAGTTtgtctatctttttttttacctGTTTTTGCCCTTGTTGGTTCAGATTAAGGACCCAATAGATTCCAGGTCTCGTGGGAGTGGGACAAGCAATACATCTAGTCGTGGTGGCGGTAGGGCTGGGACAGATCGTCACGGTGGACGTGGTAGTGCCAACCAATTCGGCAGCAGTGGTATGCAGATGATGGGTGATTGAACTTCAAACATTGCTCTCGACTTAATGAAACTTGTATTATCTGTCAAGATTAttgtcattattattattatttagatttCTGCCCTGTTTTGCGAGGCCAGATTCTGGTCTGCAGGGGAAGCCTGCATACAAGAAGGAGAATGGAGCACCTTCTTATGGAGGGTCTACGTCTTCTGCATCTAGTGTGTTGGGAAATAATGCAAACAGGAGACCAGTATCCTACAGGTTAATTTTCCTTCATATCATCTATATACTCACATAAATTGACATGATTGAAATGGGAAAATGTATCATGATGGCTAAAAGGATTCCTATGGTTTTGATACATCTGCGAATTTGGCCTAGTTATTATAAGATGAAATTGCAAACCAAGCCTGACACCTACTGAGGTCAATCGATAAATAAACAATCcttcaatttattttagaaaGAAGTAGGTTGTCTTTGCATCTAACTCTATAACAATCTATCGTgtatcaatttttatattttcttctcaAACAGTGGATAATATGTGCCAATTATTCTCTGTATTTGTTTTAAGGTTCTATATTTATCATTCTGTTTATATTATGAACATTGACTATTTTGGATTTAGAATGAAATTGGTTGAAAATGTAGTGCTAGTTTTTGTTTGGTTTTATGTTTTGTGCAACTTGTATTTATAACATCTTAACCGTACAGAAAATCTATGTAGTGCTTATATGGCCATTCCTCTTTTGTCTCTCTGTTGTAGCATAAAATTGCCTTTTTTTTCTATGCCTTGAGGAACTTGGATACCAAATTTCTTTAGTATTGTGTTTCCTGGGTGCAGTTCCCACTTCTCATGTCTCATTTTAAATTTGTTGCAGTGATTCTGTGGCTACTGAAAAAACATATGCATTAGGCATCAGTGACGgaccatcatcatcatcacaaCGTCCCGGACTGCAATCTGCATGGATGGGGAATGCTGGTCAAGTATCCATGGCTGACATTGTCAAGATGGGTAGGCCACAGGCCAGACCATCCGTGCATCACTCTTCCATCCAGAGTGGTAATCACCAGAATATCTTGTTGCCTCCAGCAGTTTCAGATGACAATTTGCATTCTTTACAAGGTTATGCTTCCAAGGTTTCAGAAACAAATACTAATCAAGGCCATGCCCTTAGTGAGAATGTTCCACAGAATGATGATTGGTCTTGTATTGAAAACCAACATGATGTTAGAGGATATGAAGATGTTGATGCCCATGCAAGTTCTGAGTACTATGCAAATTCATCAAACTTCGCTGAAACTGATTGGCAGCagaaaaatccattggatgaaTATGAAGCTGAAGATGGTTCTGTTGAGAATGCAGACAATGACGAATATGCTTCTATATCTGCTAAAAGTACATCAGAAGATAACACAGGAGGTACATCTGTTTTTTATGATTTACTTGGAAATAAATTCCTACCATTCTTGCAGACATCTTTTTCGGTGATAATGGCAATGGAAATTAGTGTGCTTTGCATACTGTTCATAGTTTTATGTAAGACACATACTTGTGTCTTAATTTTTGGTTTCTTCTTTTCAGCCGAGGATGATGTTTCATCGGTGGCTGCAAACATAGAGCAGCTAAATATACAGAGAGATGATCAGGGGACAGAACAAGAGGATGAAAATCCTTCTGTAGTAATTCCAAATCACCTACAACTCCATACACCAGAATGCATGAATCTGAGCTTTGGAAGTTTTGGATCTGGTAACCCCCTTTCTGGACCTGGGTCTTTTACATCTAGGCCTTTGAAAAGTAAGTTAGAGGAGACATCTGGTGCAACAGATGTTTCTACAATTGAAAACTCAGACACTAGGTACGTTGGCTATATAATAGGATACTATTTTCAAACTTTTAATATTATGATTATTCCCAGTTTCCTTAAAGATATCTTTCTTGTAGAAATCCTGACTTTTATGGGGATGAGCATCTGGCTACTACTACCTCAGATGGAAATTTAGTTCAAGTAACTGGTGTGAGTGCCGGGACGTTTGAGCATACTTCAATTTCACAAGAGGCTTTAAAACCTGAAGCTCCTGAAATTGTTCAGGAAAATCAGTATCCATTTCCTTCACAATCTCATGGCTTTGCATATGAAAATGTCCACCAACCGGAGGTCACGTTTCCTCCTTCACAGACTAGCTCACAGATGCAGAATCTTGCTTCCTTCTCTGGTGTAATGGTAATGCATGTTCTCTGGCTTGGTCATATTTTAGATTGTAATGACAATGCATGTTTTAATGGTAATGCACATTTCCTTCAGTGAATTAGTTTTCAATAATTTGTGGCATGTTTTTGGTAGATTGTCATGTCATGTCATGTTTGAAAATGTGTAAATCTTGGGTTCTGAAGCAATTTTGAAAGTAGAAATTTGTTCCTTCAGCAAAATAGCCGTTTGTGCATCACTAAACAAAGAAAGCCtaattaaatgtattttagTGTAAAATCTTAGGGATTTATGGTGCTGTGGTTTGACTCGTTCCTTATGTATAAATCAACCTTGTATTCTCTTCAAACCTTGGGTTGGGAATCCTGGGAGTAGTGGGATAACGAGACGATCATTGATTACTATTTATGAGATTTTCTACatataaagtaattattttacatattgcATTACACATATATATGcccaaaagtaaaaaaaatccttaataAAGGGCCTTCATAATTTAAGCAAAATACAGAAgttaatataaaagaaaatgaagaaagtGCAGGGAGAAAGGGCAACATAAGGTTATATATATCTGAAGACAACAgtgaaaaataaagagaaaactAAACCGTGTGACAGACTTCCACAGATTGTGGGTTGGCCAGAAACACCACCGGTTGAGTTGGCTGGCATTGTATGTGGCCAAGAGCTCTGGTTCAGATGATTTTGATTCACTGAAGAGAGAAGAGACCGATCCAAGAGAGAAGAATACCAATCGGAGTAGTGTTTTATCTAAACCTTTGAAAGGACTGAGATTAGAAAAACAGGGCTTGTGTTCTAAACATCGTTTGTGGGGCCTGAAAAAGGGGTTTTTGTGTATGGAAAGAATAGTGGTTAAGATGGCTGCAATTCTAGGAGAAAGTGGTTGCAATTTGCACTGCAAAAACCACAACACTCCACTGGCCACACATAAGTGTTATGGGGCTTCACTTTTATGTGATGCTACTATAGCAGTGTAACAGTGCTATTTAATTTGTCTATTGTGAAACCATTTTATAGTGGTGGGGGAAAGCAGTTTTTACAAAGAGAAACTGTAAGAAAGGACTGAGATT
Proteins encoded in this region:
- the LOC137832068 gene encoding uncharacterized protein isoform X1; its protein translation is MSGKGGGSHNNGGGKALSATIPASSRKMVQSLKEIVSNFPDHEIYATLKDCNMDPNEAVSRLLSQDPFHEVKSKREKKKEIKDPIDSRSRGSGTSNTSSRGGGRAGTDRHGGRGSANQFGSSGMQMMDSGLQGKPAYKKENGAPSYGGSTSSASSVLGNNANRRPVSYSDSVATEKTYALGISDGPSSSSQRPGLQSAWMGNAGQVSMADIVKMGRPQARPSVHHSSIQSGNHQNILLPPAVSDDNLHSLQGYASKVSETNTNQGHALSENVPQNDDWSCIENQHDVRGYEDVDAHASSEYYANSSNFAETDWQQKNPLDEYEAEDGSVENADNDEYASISAKSTSEDNTGAEDDVSSVAANIEQLNIQRDDQGTEQEDENPSVVIPNHLQLHTPECMNLSFGSFGSGNPLSGPGSFTSRPLKSKLEETSGATDVSTIENSDTRNPDFYGDEHLATTTSDGNLVQVTGVSAGTFEHTSISQEALKPEAPEIVQENQYPFPSQSHGFAYENVHQPEVTFPPSQTSSQMQNLASFSGVMQAHTNSLPNALLASTVQTAREDIPYLPFPATQSMPTKYSSIASSIGGSSITMSEALRASGISTPQPNAQNLSGASVATGPALPQHLPVHPYSQPTLPLGHFANMISYPFLPQSYTYMPSAFQQTFPGNSTYHQSLAAMLPQYKNNVSASSLPQSAAIPPGYGFGSSTSIPGGNFSLSPPAAPTGTTIGYEDLINSQFKDSNHMISLQQNDNSPMWVQGPGPRTMSAVPPSNYYSMQGQSQQQAGGFRQRQQQQQQQQQPSQHFGSLGYPNFYQSQSGISLEHQPQNPREASLGGPQSQPSKQSQQQLWQNSY
- the LOC137832068 gene encoding uncharacterized protein isoform X4; translated protein: MSGKGGGSHNNGGGKALSATIPASSRKMVQSLKEIVSNFPDHEIYATLKDCNMDPNEAVSRLLSQDPFHEVKSKREKKKEIKDPIDSRSRGSGTSNTSSRGGGRAGTDRHGGRGSANQFGSSDSGLQGKPAYKKENGAPSYGGSTSSASSVLGNNANRRPVSYSDSVATEKTYALGISDGPSSSSQRPGLQSAWMGNAGQVSMADIVKMGRPQARPSVHHSSIQSGNHQNILLPPAVSDDNLHSLQGYASKVSETNTNQGHALSENVPQNDDWSCIENQHDVRGYEDVDAHASSEYYANSSNFAETDWQQKNPLDEYEAEDGSVENADNDEYASISAKSTSEDNTGAEDDVSSVAANIEQLNIQRDDQGTEQEDENPSVVIPNHLQLHTPECMNLSFGSFGSGNPLSGPGSFTSRPLKSKLEETSGATDVSTIENSDTRNPDFYGDEHLATTTSDGNLVQVTGVSAGTFEHTSISQEALKPEAPEIVQENQYPFPSQSHGFAYENVHQPEVTFPPSQTSSQMQNLASFSGVMAHTNSLPNALLASTVQTAREDIPYLPFPATQSMPTKYSSIASSIGGSSITMSEALRASGISTPQPNAQNLSGASVATGPALPQHLPVHPYSQPTLPLGHFANMISYPFLPQSYTYMPSAFQQTFPGNSTYHQSLAAMLPQYKNNVSASSLPQSAAIPPGYGFGSSTSIPGGNFSLSPPAAPTGTTIGYEDLINSQFKDSNHMISLQQNDNSPMWVQGPGPRTMSAVPPSNYYSMQGQSQQQAGGFRQRQQQQQQQQQPSQHFGSLGYPNFYQSQSGISLEHQPQNPREASLGGPQSQPSKQSQQQLWQNSY
- the LOC137832068 gene encoding uncharacterized protein isoform X2 — its product is MSGKGGGSHNNGGGKALSATIPASSRKMVQSLKEIVSNFPDHEIYATLKDCNMDPNEAVSRLLSQDPFHEVKSKREKKKEIKDPIDSRSRGSGTSNTSSRGGGRAGTDRHGGRGSANQFGSSGMQMMDSGLQGKPAYKKENGAPSYGGSTSSASSVLGNNANRRPVSYSDSVATEKTYALGISDGPSSSSQRPGLQSAWMGNAGQVSMADIVKMGRPQARPSVHHSSIQSGNHQNILLPPAVSDDNLHSLQGYASKVSETNTNQGHALSENVPQNDDWSCIENQHDVRGYEDVDAHASSEYYANSSNFAETDWQQKNPLDEYEAEDGSVENADNDEYASISAKSTSEDNTGAEDDVSSVAANIEQLNIQRDDQGTEQEDENPSVVIPNHLQLHTPECMNLSFGSFGSGNPLSGPGSFTSRPLKSKLEETSGATDVSTIENSDTRNPDFYGDEHLATTTSDGNLVQVTGVSAGTFEHTSISQEALKPEAPEIVQENQYPFPSQSHGFAYENVHQPEVTFPPSQTSSQMQNLASFSGVMAHTNSLPNALLASTVQTAREDIPYLPFPATQSMPTKYSSIASSIGGSSITMSEALRASGISTPQPNAQNLSGASVATGPALPQHLPVHPYSQPTLPLGHFANMISYPFLPQSYTYMPSAFQQTFPGNSTYHQSLAAMLPQYKNNVSASSLPQSAAIPPGYGFGSSTSIPGGNFSLSPPAAPTGTTIGYEDLINSQFKDSNHMISLQQNDNSPMWVQGPGPRTMSAVPPSNYYSMQGQSQQQAGGFRQRQQQQQQQQQPSQHFGSLGYPNFYQSQSGISLEHQPQNPREASLGGPQSQPSKQSQQQLWQNSY
- the LOC137832068 gene encoding uncharacterized protein isoform X3, with the translated sequence MSGKGGGSHNNGGGKALSATIPASSRKMVQSLKEIVSNFPDHEIYATLKDCNMDPNEAVSRLLSQDPFHEVKSKREKKKEIKDPIDSRSRGSGTSNTSSRGGGRAGTDRHGGRGSANQFGSSDSGLQGKPAYKKENGAPSYGGSTSSASSVLGNNANRRPVSYSDSVATEKTYALGISDGPSSSSQRPGLQSAWMGNAGQVSMADIVKMGRPQARPSVHHSSIQSGNHQNILLPPAVSDDNLHSLQGYASKVSETNTNQGHALSENVPQNDDWSCIENQHDVRGYEDVDAHASSEYYANSSNFAETDWQQKNPLDEYEAEDGSVENADNDEYASISAKSTSEDNTGAEDDVSSVAANIEQLNIQRDDQGTEQEDENPSVVIPNHLQLHTPECMNLSFGSFGSGNPLSGPGSFTSRPLKSKLEETSGATDVSTIENSDTRNPDFYGDEHLATTTSDGNLVQVTGVSAGTFEHTSISQEALKPEAPEIVQENQYPFPSQSHGFAYENVHQPEVTFPPSQTSSQMQNLASFSGVMQAHTNSLPNALLASTVQTAREDIPYLPFPATQSMPTKYSSIASSIGGSSITMSEALRASGISTPQPNAQNLSGASVATGPALPQHLPVHPYSQPTLPLGHFANMISYPFLPQSYTYMPSAFQQTFPGNSTYHQSLAAMLPQYKNNVSASSLPQSAAIPPGYGFGSSTSIPGGNFSLSPPAAPTGTTIGYEDLINSQFKDSNHMISLQQNDNSPMWVQGPGPRTMSAVPPSNYYSMQGQSQQQAGGFRQRQQQQQQQQQPSQHFGSLGYPNFYQSQSGISLEHQPQNPREASLGGPQSQPSKQSQQQLWQNSY